The genomic region ttcaaaaattataatcacaagaaattttgtatttttcaaCTATATGCTTCTTcaacttcattttttttttttccctcatAAAACTCCCCTATATACACCAAAAAgataatatgaacaaaataaaattaagatatAATTAAGTTTcgtctaatttttttaaaaataatgaaacatTTTAGAATTACTAAGTTTTATTTTCGTTTAATTGGTAAATTGCtattatgttattaattttcttttcttttcttttcttttttttttttttattttttttatttttttttgtagttattttttttaatgtttaacATTCCCTAACATACAAGGAGAAAACCcgaaatgaaattaaatgttcaacttttttaaaaaataatgataaatttttttttttttcccttgatctttttgttctttaaGATCTGATTACTCATGTCCTTTGTCCTTAAATtgatcaaaatatataattctataaAGCACCAAAGGGTTTTTTTGCTTAATAAAAAGTGCacaaatatatcttttcACTTTTACCATAAAGCACAAAACGATAATACTAGCgtattacacatatatatatgtgtgtgtatgccCTATAacttcccttttttttaaacttctttctttttttcacatattttattacccTTTTTTTGTCCAAAGCAAtgtttaaaaacatttttttatgtttttcctttttgctCTTTTCACAACTAAATTGTATGTTAATAACTTATAAAGTAAATATCACCCTAATTAGAAAATTAatctttaaattattatatgtacattttattttccatttcaGATATATTATGCGATTACCGAAAATGCTCAAGCGTCACTAGTGATGAAGAAGTCTTATCTTATTGTAAGAACGGGTCAGAATGTTATATCAAGAATGTAGGTAATTCTGAATATTCATCTATTTCCTGCttatgcaaaaaatatatggaagACTACTTTTTTGCTGGACCTGATTGCTCGATAAGTAAATTCTGATTACAcgtttttgtaaaaattaactGTATAATAGActcataatattttcttatatccATTCCTTCTTTTTATCCATCTTTTCAtctccttttattttttattttatacaggGATTCCCTATCACTATAAAACCATGAGTACGAATCAAATGCGCCCATGGCACAAtggaattattatatttaaggtttttatttatccatCTACCTGTCTATATGTCTGTCTATTtgtttacttattttttttttttttttttatttacccCCACCCCACACACATTAACAGAATATAACGAAGTTCTTAATACTAGCTGGATAGAGgacttatttaaaataaatacatggaaaaatgaagaaaatagaGTGGGTAAAATTTGTGTCAACCCCCAATgcacttaaaattttataaattattttccccttttatatattttaattttctccgtaaaaagaagaaaaaaaaaaaaaatgatgatgatcaaaaaaaatattgttaaaatgaagaatacttgaaaatattgaatcttaaaaaaatatattaaaaggtAGAATAC from Plasmodium malariae genome assembly, chromosome: 11 harbors:
- the PmUG01_11018200 gene encoding conserved Plasmodium protein, unknown function, which encodes MFKNIFLCFSFLLFSQLNYILCDYRKCSSVTSDEEVLSYCKNGSECYIKNVGNSEYSSISCLCKKYMEDYFFAGPDCSIRIPYHYKTMKYNEVLNTSWIEDLFKINTWKNEENRVGKICVNPQCT